Proteins from a single region of Limosilactobacillus fermentum:
- a CDS encoding metallophosphoesterase, translated as MKIAISSDNHLDVNRVDVAAIMEAQAAWLKQQEVAHYFFLGDLFNDFTRTQSYFKELADQLPGVGIHYLAGNHDMIKGASFAEIEENDDPCYFHRRYLDLGANWRVVGNNGWYNYDFSVYHDQPAEVAKWKRVYWLDSTIDQPISDQAREDLVLGQVASQLTAAKRVGKQVLFLTHFAPRHQALMVRPTKVKGPRMERSFQMIRALMGADQLGDLLEASGVVQTAYYGHLHGLHPTFTHGGVTYVNPAVGVNKKRMNEWQRPAFMEQWAWRTKIVDLDKKV; from the coding sequence ATGAAAATTGCCATTAGCAGCGATAACCACTTAGACGTTAACCGGGTGGACGTAGCCGCCATCATGGAGGCCCAGGCCGCCTGGTTGAAACAACAAGAAGTCGCCCACTATTTTTTCTTGGGGGATTTATTTAACGACTTCACCCGGACCCAGTCCTACTTTAAAGAACTAGCGGACCAACTACCGGGCGTGGGGATTCATTACCTAGCTGGTAACCACGATATGATTAAGGGGGCGAGCTTTGCAGAAATCGAAGAGAATGACGATCCGTGCTACTTTCACCGCCGCTACCTCGATTTGGGTGCTAACTGGCGGGTGGTGGGCAATAACGGTTGGTACAACTATGACTTTTCCGTTTACCACGACCAGCCCGCGGAGGTCGCCAAGTGGAAGCGGGTTTACTGGCTGGATTCAACAATCGACCAACCAATCAGTGACCAAGCACGCGAGGATTTGGTGCTAGGGCAAGTCGCCAGTCAACTTACGGCAGCCAAGCGGGTCGGCAAACAGGTTCTCTTTTTAACCCACTTTGCCCCCCGCCACCAGGCTCTGATGGTTAGGCCAACCAAGGTCAAGGGACCGCGAATGGAGCGCTCCTTTCAAATGATTCGGGCCCTGATGGGGGCTGATCAGTTGGGCGACTTACTCGAAGCGAGCGGGGTGGTACAAACGGCTTATTACGGCCACCTCCACGGCCTGCATCCGACCTTTACCCACGGCGGGGTGACCTACGTCAACCCCGCGGTCGGCGTCAACAAGAAGCGGATGAACGAGTGGCAACGGCCGGCATTTATGGAACAATGGGCCTGGCGAACTAAAATTGTCGATCTGGACAAAAAAGTTTGA
- a CDS encoding aspartate/glutamate racemase family protein yields the protein MQKFFTVLGGMGTLATESYMRILDQRTPTNCDQDYLDYIVVNHATVPDRTSWILDHDQESPVPVLVEDVKQQSLLQPEFFVLICNTAHYFFKDLQAATEIPILNMLEETVKEIKKIKPDAKKVGLLATPGTVESGIYDHYIQAAGYEELKPTQEILDATEDLIYHDIKEAGHSDGAKYHELVRKMVEEQGADVVILGCTELSYAEELNPETTYPVADSQSIIADRTLELALKSQKGR from the coding sequence ATGCAAAAGTTCTTTACCGTACTTGGTGGGATGGGGACCCTGGCCACCGAAAGTTACATGCGGATTTTAGACCAACGGACGCCAACTAATTGTGACCAGGATTACCTCGATTACATCGTAGTTAACCACGCCACGGTACCGGATCGGACCAGTTGGATTTTAGATCACGATCAAGAAAGTCCGGTGCCGGTTTTAGTCGAAGACGTCAAGCAACAGAGCTTACTGCAACCAGAGTTCTTTGTTTTGATCTGTAACACCGCCCACTACTTTTTTAAGGACTTGCAAGCGGCAACCGAAATTCCGATCTTAAACATGCTAGAAGAAACGGTTAAGGAGATCAAAAAGATTAAGCCGGATGCTAAAAAGGTGGGGCTGTTAGCCACGCCGGGGACGGTGGAATCCGGGATTTACGACCACTACATCCAAGCGGCCGGCTACGAAGAGTTGAAGCCGACCCAAGAGATTTTAGACGCAACCGAAGACCTGATCTACCATGACATCAAGGAGGCGGGGCATTCCGATGGTGCCAAGTACCACGAGTTAGTCCGTAAGATGGTGGAAGAACAAGGGGCCGACGTCGTCATTTTGGGCTGCACGGAACTATCCTACGCTGAGGAGCTGAACCCGGAAACGACCTACCCGGTGGCCGATTCGCAATCCATCATTGCGGACCGGACCTTAGAGTTGGCCCTCAAGTCGCAAAAGGGGCGTTAA
- a CDS encoding Tex family protein: METEVLTRVQAKLTQFKGAQVRVALDLLNDGNTIPFVARYRKEATGALDEVALQTIQEQAKKEQELFDRKNAVIKLIEAAGKLTAPLQEKIQGADDLATVEDLYLPYKQKRRTKAQVAKENGLMPLANWLLKYETADPKTEAAHYVNQEVPDAEAALAGAHEILAEGIAEMATVRSWLRNYTTEHGRLEVAVKKDGEQLDERGVYEQYYDFSEQVSQLSSYQILAINRGEKEKILRVKVVADPTTVINYLNFRLVRGHQPNAATELVEAAAKDAYKRFLGPAIEREVRAKLTEGASARAIKVFGQNLYHLLMQAPLKGRVVLGFDPAYRTGCKLAVLDPHGKVEQIAVIYPHKPAPEAKRAQAEAEFLDLVERYQVSTVAIGNGTASRESEQFVATALQKLSRPVYYVIVNEAGASVYSASPAAREEFPDLTVEKRSAISIGRRLQDPLAELVKIDPQAIGVGQYQHDLPEKELASELDAVVERAVNRVGVNLNTASYQLLTRISGLTKTIAQNIVAYRNDNGAYTNRNQLKKVPRLGPKAFQQAVGFLRIVGGQNPLDNTDVHPESYPVAKSILAAADVTVTELGTEQANARLAKLQPADFVSETVGLATVKDVLEALQKPGRDLRDGMPAPLLRQDVMTMDDLKPGMQLEGTVRNVVDFGAFVDIGVKHDGLVHLSRMAKKYPKDPHSLLAVGDIVTVWVHAVDKQRDRIQLTMLPPKKGDND, from the coding sequence GTGGAAACAGAAGTACTAACCCGGGTGCAGGCTAAGCTCACCCAATTCAAGGGCGCCCAAGTGCGGGTGGCCCTTGATTTATTAAACGATGGCAACACGATCCCCTTTGTCGCTCGGTACCGCAAGGAGGCGACGGGGGCGTTAGACGAAGTGGCCCTACAAACGATTCAAGAACAGGCTAAAAAAGAGCAGGAACTCTTTGACCGCAAAAACGCCGTGATTAAGTTGATCGAGGCGGCGGGGAAGTTAACGGCACCGCTACAAGAAAAAATTCAGGGCGCCGATGACTTAGCCACCGTTGAAGACCTGTACTTACCGTACAAGCAAAAACGGCGGACCAAGGCCCAAGTGGCTAAGGAAAACGGTTTGATGCCGTTAGCCAACTGGCTGCTCAAGTATGAGACCGCGGACCCGAAAACAGAAGCGGCGCACTACGTTAATCAAGAGGTGCCAGACGCTGAGGCGGCCCTGGCCGGCGCGCACGAAATTCTCGCCGAGGGGATTGCCGAAATGGCGACGGTGCGCAGCTGGTTGCGTAATTACACCACTGAGCACGGCCGGTTAGAAGTCGCCGTCAAAAAGGACGGGGAGCAACTTGATGAGCGAGGCGTTTACGAGCAGTACTATGACTTTAGCGAGCAGGTTAGCCAGCTTAGCTCCTACCAGATCCTAGCGATCAACCGGGGGGAAAAGGAGAAAATCCTGCGGGTTAAGGTGGTGGCCGACCCAACCACGGTAATCAACTACCTGAACTTCCGCCTGGTACGTGGCCACCAGCCAAACGCCGCGACCGAGTTGGTGGAAGCGGCGGCCAAAGACGCCTACAAGCGCTTTTTGGGACCGGCGATTGAGCGGGAGGTGCGCGCTAAGTTAACCGAAGGGGCCAGCGCCCGGGCAATCAAGGTCTTTGGGCAAAACCTCTACCACCTTTTGATGCAAGCGCCGTTAAAGGGCCGGGTGGTGTTAGGTTTTGACCCCGCCTACCGGACCGGGTGCAAGTTGGCGGTGTTAGATCCCCACGGGAAGGTGGAACAAATTGCCGTCATCTACCCCCACAAACCCGCCCCGGAAGCTAAGCGGGCCCAGGCCGAAGCGGAGTTTTTGGACCTGGTGGAACGCTACCAGGTTTCGACGGTCGCAATCGGGAACGGGACGGCCAGCCGTGAATCCGAGCAGTTTGTGGCTACGGCCCTGCAAAAGCTTAGCCGGCCAGTCTACTACGTAATTGTCAATGAAGCCGGGGCGTCGGTCTACTCGGCCTCGCCAGCCGCCAGAGAAGAATTCCCGGACCTGACGGTGGAAAAGCGGAGCGCCATTTCAATTGGGCGCCGCCTCCAGGATCCGTTGGCGGAACTGGTTAAGATTGATCCGCAAGCCATTGGGGTCGGCCAGTACCAACACGACCTCCCGGAAAAGGAGTTAGCGAGTGAGCTCGACGCCGTTGTTGAACGGGCCGTTAACCGGGTGGGGGTTAATTTGAACACCGCTTCCTACCAGCTACTAACCCGGATTTCGGGGTTGACCAAGACGATTGCCCAAAACATCGTTGCTTACCGCAATGATAACGGCGCCTACACGAACCGGAATCAGTTAAAAAAGGTTCCCCGCCTCGGGCCCAAGGCCTTTCAACAAGCGGTCGGCTTTTTACGGATCGTCGGTGGGCAAAACCCGCTCGATAACACCGATGTCCACCCGGAAAGCTACCCGGTGGCCAAGTCAATTTTGGCGGCGGCCGACGTAACGGTGACCGAGCTGGGCACCGAGCAGGCCAACGCCCGGCTGGCTAAGCTTCAGCCAGCGGACTTCGTGTCCGAAACGGTCGGCTTAGCAACGGTAAAAGACGTGCTAGAGGCCCTGCAAAAGCCGGGGCGGGACCTACGCGACGGGATGCCGGCGCCGTTACTGCGTCAGGACGTAATGACGATGGATGACTTAAAGCCCGGCATGCAACTAGAGGGAACGGTGCGCAACGTCGTCGACTTCGGTGCCTTTGTTGACATCGGGGTTAAACACGATGGCTTAGTCCACCTATCGCGGATGGCTAAGAAGTACCCGAAGGATCCGCACAGCCTACTGGCGGTTGGCGACATCGTCACCGTTTGGGTGCACGCCGTTGATAAACAGCGTGACCGGATTCAGTTGACCATGTTGCCACCAAAGAAGGGTGACAATGACTAA
- a CDS encoding glycoside hydrolase family 2 TIM barrel-domain containing protein, translated as MEAELKWLDDPEVFRVNQLPAHSDHRFYRDQEEAALEKSSYVQNLNGRWGFKFSKNPMERPVDFYKLDFDRNDFGEIEVPSEIELSNFAQINYTNITMPWTGKIYRRPAYTLGDNKEEGSFSQGQDNTVGSYVRHFTLAEGLKNHDVHVVFEGVERAMYVWLNGHFIGYAEDSFTPSEFDLTPYLVDGDNLLAVEVYKHATSSWIEDQDMFRFSGIFRDVNLVAQPSIHVQDLKIDARVADDMKTGSLGLVLKMVGQPGSVQVEVADQTGAAVLNRQLNADGNWTMAPVQLVGIHLWDNHHPYLYQLTLTVRDATGRVVEVIPYQFGFRRVEIDQDKVLRLNGKRLIINGVNRHEWNCHRGRAVTIEDMHTDLGIFKENNINAVRTSHYPDQISWYYLCDREGIYMMAENNLESHATWQKFGQDEPSYNVPGSLPQWKEAVVDRARSNYETFKNHTAILFWSVGNESYAGEDILAMNNYYKEVDDTRPVHYEGVVHTKEYRDQISDFESWMYLPPKEVEAYLKKNPDKPFIECEYMHSMGNSVGGMGSYIKLLDKYPQYCGGFIWDFVDQAIEVVDPVTGQKSMRYGGDFDDHHADNEFSGDGICFADRTPKPAMQEVKYYYGLHK; from the coding sequence ATGGAAGCAGAGCTGAAATGGTTGGACGACCCAGAAGTTTTTCGGGTCAATCAACTGCCGGCCCACAGCGATCATCGCTTTTACCGGGACCAAGAAGAAGCCGCTTTGGAAAAGAGTAGCTACGTTCAGAATTTAAATGGGCGTTGGGGCTTTAAGTTCTCCAAGAACCCAATGGAGCGCCCCGTCGACTTTTACAAGCTTGATTTTGATCGTAACGACTTTGGTGAGATTGAAGTGCCAAGTGAAATCGAGCTGAGTAACTTTGCCCAGATCAACTACACCAACATCACGATGCCTTGGACTGGGAAAATTTACCGCCGGCCTGCCTACACCCTGGGGGATAACAAGGAAGAGGGTTCCTTTAGCCAGGGGCAAGACAATACGGTGGGGTCTTACGTGCGCCACTTCACCCTAGCAGAGGGTCTCAAAAACCACGACGTTCACGTGGTCTTTGAAGGGGTTGAACGGGCGATGTACGTGTGGTTAAACGGCCACTTTATCGGTTACGCCGAGGATTCCTTTACCCCGTCCGAATTTGATTTAACGCCGTACTTAGTAGATGGCGATAACCTCTTAGCCGTTGAGGTTTACAAGCACGCTACCTCTTCTTGGATTGAAGACCAAGACATGTTCCGCTTCTCCGGGATCTTCCGCGACGTCAACTTGGTGGCCCAACCAAGCATCCACGTCCAAGACTTAAAGATCGACGCCCGGGTGGCCGATGACATGAAGACCGGGAGCCTAGGGCTGGTGTTGAAGATGGTTGGCCAACCGGGGAGCGTTCAGGTTGAAGTCGCCGATCAAACCGGGGCCGCCGTGCTCAACCGCCAGTTAAACGCCGATGGCAACTGGACAATGGCACCAGTCCAACTGGTGGGGATTCACCTGTGGGATAACCACCATCCGTACCTTTACCAATTAACCCTGACGGTTCGTGACGCTACGGGCCGGGTCGTCGAAGTAATCCCATATCAGTTTGGCTTCCGCCGGGTTGAAATCGACCAAGACAAGGTGCTGCGTTTAAACGGTAAGCGCCTCATCATCAACGGGGTCAACCGCCACGAGTGGAATTGCCACCGGGGCCGGGCGGTGACCATAGAAGACATGCACACCGATTTGGGCATCTTCAAGGAAAATAACATCAACGCCGTGCGGACCAGCCACTACCCAGACCAAATTTCGTGGTATTACCTGTGTGACCGGGAAGGCATCTACATGATGGCGGAAAACAACTTGGAAAGCCACGCTACTTGGCAAAAATTTGGCCAAGACGAGCCGTCATATAACGTGCCAGGGTCGCTTCCCCAGTGGAAAGAGGCCGTTGTCGACCGGGCCCGCAGTAACTACGAAACCTTTAAGAACCACACCGCCATCCTCTTCTGGTCGGTGGGGAACGAATCCTATGCCGGTGAAGACATTTTAGCCATGAATAACTACTACAAAGAAGTTGATGATACCCGGCCAGTTCACTACGAAGGGGTCGTGCACACCAAGGAATACCGTGACCAAATTTCCGACTTTGAAAGCTGGATGTACCTACCGCCAAAGGAAGTTGAAGCCTACCTGAAAAAGAACCCGGACAAACCATTTATCGAGTGTGAGTACATGCACTCGATGGGGAACTCCGTTGGGGGAATGGGTTCATACATCAAACTCTTGGATAAGTACCCGCAGTACTGTGGGGGCTTTATTTGGGACTTCGTTGACCAAGCCATTGAAGTGGTCGACCCAGTAACCGGGCAAAAGTCGATGCGCTACGGGGGCGACTTTGATGACCACCACGCTGACAATGAATTCTCAGGTGACGGGATTTGCTTTGCTGACCGGACCCCGAAGCCGGCCATGCAGGAGGTGAAATACTACTATGGATTACACAAATAA
- the nadE gene encoding ammonia-dependent NAD(+) synthetase produces the protein MRQLQEQIIEDLKVIPTIDPQVEVRRRIDFLKDYLKQTKMATLVLGISGGQDSALAGRLAQLAVEELRKESGSEDYQFIAVRLPYGEQADESDAMMAIDDFIHPDRVVKVNIKPATDAMVMTLEAAGTKISDFNKGNIKARERMIVQYAIAGEYHGAVVGTDHAAEAVTGFYTKYGDGGADVTPLSQLDKRQGRALLEYLGAPEKLYQKTPTADLEEDRPALPDEQALGVTYKDIDDFLEGREVDQAAAEKIEAWYQRTGHKRHMPVAPLDTWWKD, from the coding sequence ATGCGTCAATTGCAAGAACAAATTATTGAAGACCTCAAGGTGATCCCCACCATTGATCCGCAGGTTGAGGTACGACGCCGGATCGACTTTTTAAAGGACTACCTCAAGCAAACTAAGATGGCAACCCTGGTGCTGGGGATTTCCGGGGGGCAAGATTCCGCCTTGGCGGGGCGCTTGGCCCAACTGGCGGTCGAAGAACTGCGCAAGGAGTCGGGGAGCGAAGACTACCAGTTCATCGCCGTTCGCCTGCCCTATGGGGAACAAGCCGACGAATCCGACGCCATGATGGCGATTGACGATTTCATCCACCCGGACCGTGTGGTTAAGGTCAACATTAAGCCGGCCACTGACGCGATGGTAATGACACTGGAAGCCGCCGGGACTAAGATTTCCGATTTTAACAAGGGGAACATTAAGGCCCGCGAACGGATGATTGTCCAGTACGCAATTGCCGGGGAATACCACGGGGCGGTAGTCGGGACCGACCACGCCGCCGAAGCCGTAACCGGGTTTTACACCAAGTACGGGGATGGGGGTGCCGACGTGACGCCGCTCTCCCAACTCGATAAGCGCCAGGGGCGGGCCCTGTTAGAGTACCTCGGGGCGCCGGAAAAGCTTTACCAAAAGACCCCAACGGCCGACCTAGAAGAAGACCGGCCGGCCTTACCGGACGAACAAGCCCTGGGGGTAACCTACAAGGATATCGATGACTTCTTGGAGGGCCGGGAGGTTGACCAAGCCGCGGCCGAAAAGATCGAGGCCTGGTACCAACGGACTGGCCACAAGCGTCACATGCCGGTTGCTCCCTTAGACACGTGGTGGAAGGATTAA
- a CDS encoding SprT family protein has translation MTNQELQNLVERWSQESFGRPFLHQAVFNRRLKTTGGRYHLGDHHIDINPLMLEEYDLATLKQVVLHELCHYHLHLTGRGFGHRDRDFKALLMQVGGSRYAPPTSKARRPGGVVVRYRYRCTGCGLIIGRNRRFNLACFVCRRCGHRFEEI, from the coding sequence ATGACTAACCAAGAGCTCCAGAACCTAGTGGAACGGTGGTCGCAAGAAAGCTTTGGGCGCCCCTTTTTGCACCAAGCGGTCTTTAACCGGCGCTTGAAAACAACCGGGGGCCGCTACCACTTGGGTGACCACCACATTGACATCAACCCCTTGATGCTAGAGGAGTACGACCTAGCAACCCTCAAGCAGGTGGTTCTCCATGAGCTATGTCATTACCATCTCCACTTAACGGGACGGGGGTTTGGTCACCGCGATCGCGACTTTAAGGCCTTGCTAATGCAGGTAGGGGGGAGCCGGTACGCCCCGCCGACTTCCAAGGCCCGGCGCCCGGGGGGAGTGGTAGTTCGTTACCGCTACCGGTGCACGGGCTGCGGTCTGATCATCGGGCGCAACCGGCGCTTTAACCTGGCCTGCTTCGTCTGCCGCCGTTGCGGACACCGCTTTGAAGAAATTTAA
- a CDS encoding nicotinate phosphoribosyltransferase, with translation MDYNYPDDSYTLHTDAYELSMMQTYYKKGLANRKAVFEAFFRKMPFENGYAVFAGLEHIITYLKNLRFSKTDIDYLKTTGQFDDDFLDYLANFRFQGTLRSVVEGELVFNHEPLLQVEGTIMEGTLVETALLNIINYQIMIATKAARIKSIVGDQTVMEFGSRRAQEFDAALWGTRAAYIGGFDSTSNVRAGKLFGIPISGTHAHALVQTYRDEYEAFKAYAETHHDCTFLVDTFDTLRSGVPNAIRVAKEFGDRINFQGIRIDSGDMAYLSKKARKMLDEAGFKDAKIVCSNGLDEKTIQNLQMQGAKIDVWGIGTKLITAYDQPTLGAVYKLTLVEDETGKMVNTMKLSNNVSKMSTPGKHQVWRITDRVDGKSEGDYVTLSGEDPRQLDSLYMFDPNYTFLHKTVKDFVARPLLQDIFVDGQLVYEQPDLETIRASRATHLDRLWDEYKRDLNPEVYPVDLSQKCYDNKMAMIQEIHDYVDKI, from the coding sequence ATGGATTACAACTATCCTGATGATAGCTATACGCTACATACCGACGCATACGAACTCTCGATGATGCAGACCTACTATAAAAAGGGGTTGGCCAACCGGAAGGCGGTCTTTGAAGCCTTTTTCCGGAAGATGCCCTTTGAAAATGGGTACGCCGTTTTCGCCGGTTTGGAACACATCATCACCTACCTAAAGAACCTCCGCTTTTCAAAGACGGACATTGACTACCTGAAGACGACCGGGCAGTTTGATGATGACTTTTTGGACTACCTGGCTAACTTCCGGTTTCAAGGGACCCTGCGCTCGGTAGTTGAAGGGGAGTTGGTCTTTAATCACGAGCCACTCTTACAAGTTGAAGGTACGATTATGGAGGGGACGTTGGTAGAAACGGCCCTGTTAAACATCATCAACTACCAAATCATGATTGCTACGAAGGCCGCCCGAATTAAGTCGATCGTCGGCGACCAAACGGTAATGGAGTTTGGCTCGCGGCGGGCCCAGGAATTTGACGCAGCCCTGTGGGGAACCCGGGCAGCCTACATTGGCGGGTTTGATTCCACCAGTAACGTCCGGGCCGGTAAGCTCTTTGGCATTCCGATTTCCGGGACCCACGCCCACGCCCTGGTGCAGACCTACCGGGATGAATACGAAGCCTTCAAGGCCTACGCCGAAACTCACCACGACTGCACCTTCTTGGTTGATACCTTTGACACCCTGCGTTCCGGGGTGCCGAATGCCATCCGGGTGGCCAAGGAATTTGGCGACCGGATCAACTTCCAGGGGATCCGGATTGACTCCGGGGACATGGCTTACCTGTCCAAGAAGGCCCGGAAAATGCTGGATGAGGCGGGCTTTAAGGACGCCAAGATTGTCTGCTCCAACGGCCTCGACGAAAAGACAATCCAAAACCTCCAGATGCAGGGGGCAAAAATTGACGTCTGGGGGATTGGCACCAAGCTGATCACCGCTTACGACCAACCAACCCTGGGGGCGGTTTACAAGCTTACTCTAGTGGAAGACGAAACCGGTAAGATGGTTAACACCATGAAGTTATCCAACAACGTTTCCAAGATGTCCACGCCGGGTAAGCACCAGGTGTGGCGAATCACCGACCGGGTGGACGGCAAAAGCGAGGGCGATTACGTCACCTTAAGTGGCGAAGATCCGCGCCAACTGGACTCCTTATACATGTTTGACCCGAACTATACTTTCTTGCACAAGACGGTTAAGGATTTCGTGGCCCGACCGCTCTTGCAAGACATCTTCGTTGATGGCCAGCTGGTTTACGAGCAGCCAGACTTGGAGACGATCCGGGCTTCCCGGGCCACCCACTTGGATCGTCTCTGGGACGAATACAAGCGGGACTTAAACCCCGAAGTTTACCCCGTCGACCTCTCCCAAAAGTGCTACGACAACAAGATGGCAATGATTCAAGAAATCCACGATTACGTCGATAAGATTTAA
- a CDS encoding peptide MFS transporter — translation MNKQKNTDKAFFGQPRGLSTLFFTEMWERFSYYGMRAILLFYMYFAVTKGGLGMDQTTAASIMSIYGSLVYLSGVVGGWLSDRVWGSRKTVFYGGILIMFGHIALSLPFGAPALYASILLIVCGTGLLKPNVSEMVGSLYSEDDKRRDAGFSMFVFGINLGAAVAPWAVPWAASGFGLNLFGSEQNFHAGFSLAAIGMFFGLMQYYFDGKKYLSKDSLYPDDPIDKESLRPIINWTIIGLVALAVILGLMAAMGQLNVTNIINLITFVAIILPIIYFIMMISSKKVTKVERSRVIAYMPLFVAAAIFWGIEESGSVVLALFAEQRTVLHIGGWHFAAANFQTLNPVFIMILTPFFVWLWDRWKNQPSAPGKFTAGLIIAGLSYVWMAIPGMLYGTDGRVSPFWLVGSWFIVEIAEMLISPIGLSVTTKLAPKAFKSQMMSMWFLADSAGQAVNAQIVKYYSSATEVPYFLAVGLVSIVFGLILFFFIKRIHGLMEGVD, via the coding sequence ATGAATAAGCAAAAAAATACCGACAAGGCCTTCTTCGGGCAACCCCGGGGTCTGTCGACGCTGTTCTTTACGGAAATGTGGGAACGGTTCAGTTACTACGGGATGCGTGCCATCCTGTTGTTCTACATGTACTTCGCCGTTACCAAGGGTGGTCTGGGTATGGACCAAACCACGGCGGCATCGATCATGTCGATCTATGGTTCCTTAGTTTACTTATCCGGGGTGGTCGGCGGTTGGCTGTCTGACCGGGTTTGGGGTTCACGCAAGACCGTCTTTTACGGTGGGATCTTGATCATGTTTGGGCACATCGCCCTCTCCTTACCATTTGGCGCACCGGCCCTGTACGCTTCAATCCTCTTGATTGTTTGCGGGACTGGGCTGTTGAAGCCAAACGTTTCCGAAATGGTCGGGAGCCTTTACTCAGAAGACGATAAGCGGCGTGACGCCGGGTTCTCGATGTTTGTCTTCGGGATTAACCTGGGGGCCGCCGTGGCACCGTGGGCCGTTCCGTGGGCGGCCAGTGGCTTCGGACTTAACCTCTTCGGGAGTGAACAAAACTTCCACGCCGGGTTCTCCCTAGCCGCGATCGGGATGTTCTTTGGGTTAATGCAGTACTACTTCGACGGGAAGAAGTACCTGTCCAAGGACAGCCTGTACCCGGACGACCCGATTGACAAGGAAAGCCTGCGCCCAATCATCAACTGGACGATTATCGGCCTGGTAGCCTTAGCAGTCATCCTCGGCTTGATGGCGGCGATGGGACAACTCAACGTTACTAACATCATTAACCTGATCACCTTTGTAGCCATCATCTTGCCGATCATCTACTTTATCATGATGATTTCCAGCAAGAAGGTAACCAAGGTGGAACGTTCCCGGGTGATTGCGTACATGCCGCTGTTCGTTGCGGCCGCCATCTTCTGGGGGATTGAAGAATCCGGTTCCGTGGTCTTGGCCCTGTTTGCCGAACAACGGACGGTGCTCCACATTGGGGGCTGGCACTTTGCCGCCGCTAACTTCCAGACCTTAAACCCAGTGTTCATCATGATTTTAACGCCATTCTTCGTTTGGCTGTGGGACCGTTGGAAGAACCAACCAAGTGCCCCTGGTAAGTTCACCGCCGGGCTGATCATCGCCGGGTTATCCTACGTTTGGATGGCGATTCCGGGGATGCTGTACGGCACTGATGGCCGGGTTTCCCCGTTCTGGCTGGTCGGTTCTTGGTTCATCGTTGAAATCGCCGAAATGCTGATTTCACCAATTGGGCTGTCCGTAACGACTAAGCTGGCCCCGAAGGCCTTCAAGTCACAAATGATGTCAATGTGGTTCCTGGCTGACTCCGCTGGGCAAGCCGTCAACGCCCAAATCGTTAAGTACTACTCGTCAGCAACCGAAGTTCCGTACTTCTTAGCCGTTGGGTTAGTCTCGATTGTCTTTGGGCTCATCCTCTTCTTCTTCATCAAGCGGATCCATGGCTTGATGGAAGGGGTCGACTAA
- a CDS encoding GntR family transcriptional regulator, whose translation MGSPVYIQIHNQLRENIEGGKWQVGEKIPAERELAAEFGVSRMTLRQAIQTLVDEGVLERRVGSGTFVASRKVQEKMAGVTSFTDLMEGMGKVPSSKTISYHLTIPSQSEMEKLQLKGDEQVLRMERIRYGNGIPICYEVATIPAQLVADFSKEEVTTSYYRTLAERSHLYPGHAIQNVSATNATEKIAEYLDIKRGDALLRMTQISYLQDGRPFEYVHTQYVGSRFEFVLEK comes from the coding sequence ATGGGATCACCGGTATACATTCAAATTCATAACCAACTACGGGAAAACATTGAAGGCGGTAAGTGGCAAGTCGGCGAAAAGATTCCGGCCGAGCGGGAACTGGCGGCCGAGTTTGGGGTCAGCCGCATGACCCTGCGCCAGGCGATTCAAACCCTTGTTGACGAAGGGGTGTTGGAGCGTCGGGTCGGGTCCGGGACCTTCGTGGCCAGCCGCAAGGTTCAAGAGAAAATGGCCGGCGTCACCTCCTTTACCGACCTGATGGAGGGGATGGGCAAGGTGCCGTCTAGTAAGACCATTTCCTATCACCTGACCATTCCGTCGCAAAGTGAGATGGAAAAGTTACAGTTAAAGGGTGACGAGCAGGTCTTACGGATGGAGCGAATTCGCTACGGGAACGGGATTCCGATCTGCTACGAGGTGGCAACGATTCCCGCTCAACTAGTGGCGGACTTTTCAAAAGAGGAAGTGACGACGTCTTATTACCGGACCCTGGCTGAGCGCTCGCACCTCTACCCGGGGCACGCCATTCAGAACGTTTCGGCAACCAACGCCACCGAAAAGATCGCTGAGTACCTGGATATCAAGCGCGGTGACGCCCTCTTGCGAATGACGCAGATTTCTTATTTGCAGGATGGGCGCCCCTTTGAATACGTCCACACCCAGTACGTGGGCAGTCGCTTTGAATTTGTCTTGGAAAAATAA